A stretch of the Panicum virgatum strain AP13 chromosome 9N, P.virgatum_v5, whole genome shotgun sequence genome encodes the following:
- the LOC120689233 gene encoding atherin-like translates to MRRIRLVRRALVRGRWLVLSLQVVAVGCCSLYECTSDVRFQSRPRPPSTSPPPSQNRLDALHPPRPRPRRNAAAAVPPPLIDATPARRLRRSQPHAAAAAAAAAAALRRAGCGLRRPPSSQEAAPRPLPQKSQRRAPPPRAANDGGGHGGLGSTTQSPLLTLAPLSPNPRAQAPPGSPAPHAPPVSVGASKVDGAGNCRVPSSPHSAASAHQASGPLRPPQRSAARPCLASCCCAQGSLLPTLPNLVTNMSGS, encoded by the exons ATGAGGAG AATCCGCCTGGTGCGACGAGCGCTCGTCCGAGGGCGATGGCTTGTCCTTTCGCTGCAGGTGGTGGCGGTGGGCTGCTGCTCGCTGTACGAGTGCACGTCGGATG TACGCTTTCAATCCCGCCCCCGCCCTCCATCCACCTCGCCCCCGCCCTCGCAGAACCGCCTCGACGCCCTCCATCCACCTCGCCCCCGCCCTCGCAGAAACGCCGCCGCAGCGGTTCCTCCGCCCCTCATCGACGCCACCCCCGCCCGCCGTCTGCGCCGATCCcagcctcacgccgccgccgccgccgccgccgccgccgccgcattgcGGCGCGCCGGTTGTGGCCTCCGGCGGCCACCGTCCTCACAAGAAGCGGCCCCGCGGCCGCTGCCTCAGAAGAGCCAACGCCGGGCCCCGCCTCCACGCGCAGCGAACGACGGCGGCGGACACGGTGGGCTGGGATCGACGACGCAATCCCCTCTCCTCACGCTCGCTCCTCTCTCCCCCAACCCTCGAGCACAAGCGCCTCCGGGCTCGCCGGCCCCTCACGCCCCACCCGTGAGCGTGGGCGCCTCCAAGGTCGACGGAGCGGGCAACTG CCGTGTTCCATCCTCCCCTCACTCTGCGGCCTCCGCGCACCAGGCCAGCGGGCCCCTCCGGCCTCCCCAGCGTTCCGCGGCTCGCCCATGCCTGGCCTCGTGCTGCTGCGCACAG GGTTCTCTCCTGCCCACGCTACCAAATTTGGTGACGAATATGTCTG GTTCTTGA